One region of Alcanivorax sediminis genomic DNA includes:
- a CDS encoding response regulator transcription factor → MTNILIADDHPLFRAALKQAVSASFSDAHILEADSLAALESLGQQSVPFDVILLDLHMPGTHGFSGLIYLREQYRKVPLIVISATEDVDVIQRAIHFGADGFIPKSTPVDTMTDAMQKVMDGERWLPEHARRAMPPTLPDLSAMSERIASLTPQQFRVMGMLMEGMQNKVIAYELDVSEATIKAHMTAIFRKLGVRNRTQAVLALKDLAIEQPAIDGN, encoded by the coding sequence ATGACAAATATTCTGATAGCCGATGACCATCCACTCTTTCGGGCTGCACTGAAGCAGGCGGTCAGCGCCAGTTTTAGTGATGCGCATATTCTCGAAGCAGATTCACTGGCCGCACTGGAATCACTGGGCCAGCAATCGGTTCCTTTTGATGTGATCCTGCTGGATTTGCACATGCCCGGCACTCATGGTTTTTCGGGACTGATTTATCTGCGCGAGCAATACCGTAAAGTGCCGCTGATTGTGATTTCCGCCACTGAAGATGTGGACGTGATACAGAGGGCTATCCATTTCGGCGCCGATGGTTTCATTCCCAAGTCCACCCCGGTGGACACCATGACCGACGCCATGCAGAAGGTCATGGATGGTGAGCGCTGGCTCCCCGAGCATGCACGCCGCGCCATGCCCCCCACCCTTCCCGATCTCTCCGCCATGAGCGAGCGCATTGCCAGCCTGACACCGCAGCAATTTCGGGTTATGGGCATGCTCATGGAAGGCATGCAGAACAAGGTCATTGCTTACGAACTGGATGTATCCGAAGCCACCATCAAGGCCCACATGACCGCCATCTTCCGCAAGCTGGGCGTACGAAACCGCACCCAGGCGGTGCTGGCACTGAAGGATCTGGCGATTGAGCAACCAGCGATTGACGGCAATTAA
- a CDS encoding DcaP family trimeric outer membrane transporter: protein MKAITPKYLCASIALACAGTVGAATLEERVEMLEQQAGNQQAAAQAQAGNTQLSFGGFIKADTLVSKYSNGELAGGSIGRDFMVPSTIPVGGEESSEEIDFTAKQSRFWLKSKTQTDVGEIASHIEVDAQTNGMGDERISNSYAVRLRHAYLTWDKWLFGQTWSTFFNVSALPETLDFVGAAGTVFERQQQIRYTHGGLMLAMENPSTTLYGGSANPYDDNAMPDLVARYNFTGDWGNVSLSAMGREVAYQDTIGGVDQDESEYGYAVSLAGKWMLGKDDVRFQANYGNAMGRYTTLNAFRAGQIEADGSIELIDQWSAVLALRHHWNEQWRTNIALSVSEADNPDTVTDTTNKMIQSAHANLIWQVAKPLSLGGEFIYADREIESGDDGDLKRLQFTAKYAF, encoded by the coding sequence ATGAAAGCAATAACTCCCAAGTACCTGTGCGCCAGTATCGCACTGGCCTGCGCCGGAACGGTCGGTGCGGCAACTCTGGAAGAGCGCGTTGAGATGCTCGAGCAGCAGGCAGGTAATCAACAGGCTGCGGCTCAGGCGCAGGCTGGCAATACCCAGCTCAGCTTTGGCGGTTTCATCAAGGCCGATACTCTGGTCAGCAAATACAGTAATGGTGAATTGGCTGGCGGTTCCATTGGCCGTGACTTCATGGTGCCGAGCACCATTCCGGTCGGTGGTGAAGAAAGTTCCGAAGAAATTGATTTCACGGCAAAGCAGAGCCGCTTCTGGCTGAAGAGTAAAACCCAGACCGATGTTGGCGAAATCGCCAGCCACATCGAAGTCGATGCGCAAACCAACGGTATGGGTGATGAGCGCATCAGCAACAGCTACGCAGTGCGTTTGCGTCATGCCTACCTGACCTGGGACAAGTGGCTGTTCGGCCAGACCTGGTCCACCTTTTTCAATGTCAGTGCATTGCCAGAAACCCTGGACTTTGTTGGTGCCGCAGGCACGGTGTTTGAGCGTCAGCAGCAGATCCGATATACCCATGGTGGGCTGATGCTGGCCATGGAAAACCCGTCCACCACACTGTATGGCGGCAGCGCCAACCCCTACGACGACAATGCCATGCCTGATCTGGTGGCGCGCTACAACTTCACCGGCGACTGGGGCAACGTGAGCCTGTCAGCCATGGGCCGTGAAGTTGCCTACCAGGACACTATTGGTGGCGTGGATCAGGATGAAAGTGAATATGGCTACGCCGTGTCGCTGGCGGGCAAGTGGATGCTGGGCAAGGATGATGTCCGCTTTCAGGCGAACTACGGCAACGCCATGGGTCGCTACACCACGTTGAATGCTTTCCGTGCCGGTCAGATTGAAGCCGATGGGAGCATTGAGCTGATTGATCAGTGGAGTGCGGTCTTGGCGCTGCGTCATCACTGGAATGAGCAGTGGCGTACCAATATCGCCTTGTCGGTCAGTGAAGCGGATAATCCGGACACGGTAACGGATACCACCAACAAGATGATTCAGAGCGCCCATGCCAACCTGATCTGGCAGGTGGCCAAGCCGCTGTCACTGGGTGGTGAGTTCATCTATGCCGATCGTGAAATCGAGAGCGGCGATGATGGCGACCTGAAGCGTCTGCAGTTTACGGCCAAGTATGCGTTTTGA
- a CDS encoding ectoine synthase: MIVRTLAEAENSERCVKAENGNWQSVRLSLKDDKMGHSFNITTIFKGTKTHIHYKNHWESVYVISGNGKIETIADGKVYDLKPGTIYLLDEHDEHWLYGGDEDMVVACAFTPPLSGKEVHDENGVYPADLD, encoded by the coding sequence ATGATCGTTCGTACTCTGGCGGAAGCCGAAAACTCCGAACGCTGCGTCAAAGCCGAAAACGGCAACTGGCAGTCGGTTCGTCTGTCCCTCAAAGATGACAAGATGGGGCACTCTTTCAATATCACCACCATCTTCAAGGGCACCAAGACCCACATCCACTACAAAAACCACTGGGAATCCGTTTACGTGATCTCCGGAAACGGCAAGATCGAGACCATTGCCGATGGCAAGGTCTACGACCTCAAACCCGGCACGATCTACCTGCTCGACGAGCACGACGAGCACTGGTTGTACGGTGGTGACGAAGACATGGTGGTGGCCTGCGCCTTCACCCCGCCACTGAGCGGCAAGGAAGTGCACGACGAAAACGGCGTGTACCCGGCAGATCTGGACTGA
- the ectB gene encoding diaminobutyrate--2-oxoglutarate transaminase: protein MDTEIFESHESEVMSYARSFPVVFNQAKGSYLYDETGKEYIDFLAGAGTLNYGHNNPILKEKLLEYIQRDGIVHGLDMHTKAKREFMDAFYEVILKPRDMDHVMQFTGPTGTNAVEAALKIARNIKGRENIISFTNGFHGVSLGALATTGNSHHRGAAGVTMSGVTPMPYDGYLGDAFDTTEYLDKVLGDSSSGVDHPAAVIVETVQGEGGINAASFDWLRNLEKVCRKHDMLLILDDIQAGCGRTGTFFSFDDIGINPDIITLSKSLSGYGLPFAMVLMKPELDQWKPGEHNGTFRGHNLAFVTAAAALNHFWRDDKFAKEVQKKAGIITDRFREIANTYDPHWFYLNGRGMMQGLVARDGELAGEITQACFKRQLVIETSGADDQVIKTLCPLTISEEDLTRALDIIKESVSEVMTDRIKRGEAHSVSSLAS from the coding sequence ATGGATACTGAAATTTTTGAAAGTCATGAATCGGAAGTCATGAGCTATGCCCGTAGCTTCCCGGTTGTCTTCAATCAGGCAAAAGGCAGCTACCTTTACGATGAAACCGGTAAGGAATACATCGACTTTCTGGCGGGCGCTGGCACCCTGAACTACGGCCACAACAACCCGATCCTGAAAGAGAAACTGCTGGAATATATTCAGCGCGACGGCATCGTTCATGGTCTGGACATGCACACCAAAGCCAAGCGTGAGTTCATGGATGCCTTCTATGAAGTGATCCTCAAGCCGCGCGATATGGACCACGTGATGCAGTTTACCGGCCCCACCGGTACCAACGCAGTGGAAGCGGCACTGAAGATAGCCCGAAACATCAAGGGCCGTGAGAACATCATCAGCTTCACCAATGGCTTCCACGGCGTCAGCCTGGGCGCCCTGGCCACTACCGGTAACAGCCATCACCGTGGCGCTGCGGGTGTGACCATGAGCGGTGTGACACCGATGCCCTATGACGGCTATCTGGGTGATGCCTTCGACACCACCGAATACCTGGACAAGGTTCTGGGTGATTCTTCCAGTGGTGTGGACCACCCTGCGGCGGTCATCGTCGAAACGGTACAGGGCGAAGGTGGTATCAATGCGGCCAGCTTCGATTGGCTGCGCAACCTGGAGAAGGTGTGTCGCAAGCATGACATGCTGCTGATCCTGGATGACATTCAGGCCGGTTGTGGCCGAACAGGTACCTTCTTCAGCTTTGATGATATCGGTATCAATCCGGATATCATCACGCTGTCCAAGTCCTTGAGCGGCTATGGACTGCCGTTTGCCATGGTGCTGATGAAGCCGGAACTGGACCAGTGGAAGCCCGGCGAACACAACGGTACCTTCCGTGGCCACAACCTGGCATTCGTGACCGCTGCAGCGGCACTGAATCACTTCTGGCGTGACGACAAGTTCGCCAAGGAAGTGCAGAAGAAAGCAGGCATCATTACGGATCGCTTCCGCGAGATCGCCAATACGTACGATCCGCATTGGTTCTACCTCAACGGCCGCGGCATGATGCAGGGCCTGGTAGCGCGTGACGGTGAGCTGGCGGGTGAAATCACCCAGGCCTGTTTCAAGCGTCAGCTGGTGATTGAAACCTCCGGTGCCGACGATCAGGTGATCAAGACCCTGTGTCCGCTGACAATCAGCGAAGAAGACCTGACCCGCGCCCTGGACATCATCAAGGAAAGCGTCAGCGAAGTGATGACCGACCGTATCAAACGTGGTGAAGCCCACTCCGTTTCAAGTCTGGCCAGCTAA
- the ectA gene encoding diaminobutyrate acetyltransferase, which yields MPADNVIERTSSETDTITFRKPESQDGSRVHKLISECKPLDENSVYCNLLQCTHFADTSVAAEMDGDLVGFISGYIPPKQQNVLFVWQVAVHEKARGRGLAKRMLAELLQRDESADVQFIETTITPDNEASWGMFRSFAYQRSMPTEEFILFDSRIHFAGEHNDEYLLRIGPFNREEA from the coding sequence ATGCCTGCAGACAACGTTATAGAACGTACTTCGTCCGAGACGGACACCATCACATTTCGTAAACCCGAAAGCCAGGATGGCAGCCGGGTTCACAAACTGATCAGCGAGTGCAAGCCACTGGATGAGAATTCCGTGTACTGCAACCTGCTGCAATGCACCCACTTTGCCGACACTTCGGTGGCGGCAGAAATGGACGGCGACCTGGTCGGATTCATTTCCGGCTACATCCCCCCCAAGCAGCAGAACGTGCTGTTTGTCTGGCAGGTAGCAGTACACGAGAAAGCCCGCGGCAGGGGGCTCGCCAAGCGCATGCTGGCGGAGCTGTTGCAGCGGGATGAAAGTGCCGACGTGCAATTCATCGAAACCACCATTACCCCGGATAACGAAGCATCCTGGGGAATGTTCCGCAGCTTCGCCTACCAGCGCAGCATGCCGACAGAAGAATTTATTCTGTTCGACTCGCGCATTCACTTTGCCGGCGAGCACAACGATGAATATTTGCTGCGGATTGGCCCTTTCAACCGCGAAGAAGCCTGA
- a CDS encoding MarR family winged helix-turn-helix transcriptional regulator, whose amino-acid sequence MARHEDVLISLRQIIRATDLYSRKLSKVSGLTSPQLLIMQAIGAKGEITMGDLANEVSLSQATVTTILDRLEKRSLIERKRGESDKRRVYATLTGDGESIIEQAPTPLQEEFIARFDRLEDWEQSLILSSLQRVAAMMNAEEIDASPVLDLGAIDRAQPTLEIPQRSTGSDQ is encoded by the coding sequence ATGGCCAGACACGAAGACGTGCTGATTTCATTACGACAGATCATTCGCGCCACCGACCTTTACTCGCGAAAGCTGAGCAAAGTGTCCGGGCTGACGTCCCCGCAACTGCTCATCATGCAGGCGATCGGGGCCAAAGGTGAGATCACCATGGGCGATCTGGCCAACGAGGTGTCCCTGAGTCAGGCCACCGTGACCACCATTCTCGACCGACTGGAAAAACGCTCGCTGATTGAGCGCAAACGTGGTGAGTCCGACAAACGTCGGGTCTACGCCACCCTGACCGGGGACGGGGAGTCCATTATTGAACAGGCCCCCACCCCGCTTCAGGAGGAATTCATTGCCCGCTTCGACCGGCTGGAGGACTGGGAGCAATCACTGATCCTCAGTTCCCTGCAACGGGTAGCTGCAATGATGAATGCCGAAGAGATTGACGCTTCACCGGTACTGGATCTGGGCGCCATTGATCGCGCCCAGCCAACCCTGGAGATACCCCAGCGGAGCACCGGTAGCGATCAGTAA
- a CDS encoding tetratricopeptide repeat protein encodes MQVLMRVLVSTTLLLALSGVRAQDAAEPADVEPRAEAQSEIEKGPVISQFRENWILGELRSLRQDMMEYRNQMNLLVTDRELEVADKAMGYATNTVTYFFYLIAGAASILALVGWSTIRDLKDNVRVYAEKEMARLTSEYESRLADLERELRKKSRTIAENQEEIERTNEIHSLWLKSTKEPSAQAKIEMYDRILELRPDDAEALAWKADAALELGEQRWALSLCDRVLEVDEENSHALYQRACAWSGLGEIDNALQDLEAAIQASETLVRHARVEEMFRPLRNLERFQALVGSDSDPAVPD; translated from the coding sequence GTGCAGGTACTAATGCGTGTATTGGTGTCCACGACACTGCTATTGGCTCTATCGGGTGTGCGTGCGCAAGATGCGGCTGAACCCGCCGACGTCGAGCCGAGAGCAGAGGCGCAGAGCGAAATCGAAAAGGGGCCGGTTATTTCCCAGTTTCGGGAGAACTGGATTCTGGGCGAGCTGCGCTCCCTGCGGCAGGACATGATGGAATACCGCAACCAAATGAATCTGCTGGTGACGGATCGGGAGCTGGAAGTGGCCGACAAGGCCATGGGGTATGCCACCAATACCGTGACCTATTTCTTTTACCTGATTGCTGGCGCCGCTTCGATTTTGGCCCTGGTTGGCTGGTCCACCATTCGTGACCTCAAGGATAACGTGAGGGTGTACGCCGAAAAGGAAATGGCCCGGCTGACCAGCGAATATGAATCCCGGCTGGCGGATCTGGAGCGAGAGTTACGCAAAAAATCGCGCACCATCGCTGAGAACCAGGAAGAGATCGAGCGCACCAACGAGATTCACAGCCTGTGGCTCAAGAGCACCAAGGAGCCCAGCGCCCAGGCCAAGATCGAGATGTACGACCGCATTCTCGAATTAAGGCCTGACGATGCAGAGGCATTGGCGTGGAAGGCGGATGCGGCGCTGGAGCTGGGTGAGCAACGCTGGGCCCTGAGTCTGTGCGACCGGGTGCTGGAAGTGGATGAGGAAAACTCTCATGCCCTGTATCAGCGGGCATGTGCATGGTCTGGCCTGGGGGAAATCGATAACGCCCTGCAGGATCTGGAAGCAGCGATCCAGGCTTCGGAGACTCTGGTGCGTCATGCCAGGGTGGAGGAGATGTTCCGCCCGCTTCGGAATCTTGAACGATTCCAAGCGCTGGTGGGAAGCGACAGTGATCCGGCGGTTCCCGACTGA
- the folE2 gene encoding GTP cyclohydrolase FolE2, whose product MTRENGASGTKQMPDVASNSMVDHIHSTLDWVGMSEIHLPARVSDTLAGERPVSTSIQAYVNLANPDAKGIHMSRLFLMLEETFGDHSVSAGSIEKLLRNFLETHAGLSTRGFVQLDFEYSMRRPALKSSYSGWKSYPVSIKGTLCEQGMRIEMYVEVPYSSTCPCSAALSRQLIQEQFRKDFKEGKIDADAVFEWLGTEEGIVATPHSQRSVAQVRVLLDHTEGDAFPITALIDSIEGALKTPVQTAVKRVDEQEFALLNGQNLMFCEDAARRLKQAIDPQSCYKDFWLRVNHLESLHAHNAVAIVTKEVDGGYLPIP is encoded by the coding sequence ATGACACGTGAAAACGGTGCCAGTGGCACCAAGCAGATGCCGGATGTGGCGTCCAACTCCATGGTGGATCATATCCATAGCACCCTGGATTGGGTGGGCATGAGCGAGATCCATCTGCCCGCCCGGGTGAGTGACACCCTGGCTGGCGAGCGCCCGGTAAGCACCTCTATCCAGGCCTATGTGAACCTGGCGAACCCGGATGCCAAGGGCATTCATATGTCTCGCCTGTTCCTGATGCTGGAAGAAACCTTCGGGGATCACTCCGTGAGCGCCGGCTCCATCGAGAAGCTGCTGCGCAACTTCCTGGAAACCCATGCGGGCCTTAGTACCCGTGGTTTTGTGCAGTTGGACTTCGAATACTCCATGCGCCGCCCGGCTCTCAAGAGCAGCTATTCCGGCTGGAAGAGCTACCCGGTGAGCATCAAGGGCACCCTGTGCGAGCAAGGCATGCGTATCGAGATGTACGTGGAAGTGCCTTATTCGTCTACCTGTCCGTGCTCTGCCGCCCTGTCTCGCCAGCTGATTCAGGAGCAGTTCCGCAAGGACTTCAAGGAAGGCAAGATCGATGCTGATGCTGTGTTTGAGTGGCTGGGTACCGAAGAAGGTATCGTGGCGACGCCGCACAGCCAGCGATCAGTTGCCCAGGTGCGTGTCCTGCTGGATCACACCGAAGGGGATGCCTTCCCGATCACCGCGCTCATCGATTCCATCGAAGGCGCACTGAAAACCCCGGTGCAGACCGCAGTGAAGCGTGTTGATGAGCAGGAATTCGCCCTGCTCAACGGTCAGAACCTGATGTTCTGTGAAGACGCGGCCCGTCGCCTCAAGCAGGCCATCGACCCGCAGTCTTGCTACAAGGATTTCTGGCTGCGTGTGAACCACCTGGAAAGTCTCCACGCCCACAACGCGGTGGCCATCGTCACCAAGGAAGTGGACGGTGGATACCTGCCCATTCCCTGA
- a CDS encoding LuxR C-terminal-related transcriptional regulator — translation MSSGRTTRPLSGQFYRRDLVTRLNDSNGVPLTLLLAPAGSGKSTLLSQWQKQALDRHVVSLAVQPSDDDPVRFLRRFAEQTRAVVPAFDTSWFMPFDVSEMPPSSIAEALQDALEQVTDPLYIVFDDFQHITNAETLKVLDVMCAYPPKDVHLIIASRTRPGLNLASLRLNDALLELDAGALKVNRDEVIELNQRLGGEPLEAAALDHLMSITEGWVAGVKIALMGAMGTGVRTLHDFHASQPEIMDYFGHAVLKGLPEFARKLFLESSLMHHFNAEMCDVVLETTYSAQLMEELSRRELFIIPVPGRPGWYRYHALLREFLQARVAIDMPERVAPIHRRATEYFLQQGDYEQALWHAHRADDVDLLLDALARAFDYWLREGYASQILEWAEQIPDEEFLARIDLAAPLISTLTLSRRFYRARFYLDAYREQAGSALQQNEDERQMLEFLELHLQFFQHDTEFMEGANLSLLMETSTQRDVRAFSLAMVAYYHLQHGRLQSALAFSAQAREVLLQLGQHFTAGYAGLVTALAHQQMGHIAEAVTLVMEQFSATPRDCPTWSLWATGMVVVLYDQNRLEEARQLCEDLLPVVSSASATEVISTVYLTLSRLQHHQGNRKNSTRMLEKLQSILQLGNYQRFINEAVMEMMRQAYVNGEWARLDVIAERFRLKDWVDEYLNKNSADYSQSWERLGLAAVYWLMASGRNEDAHAALVLLRDVVNRAGIRSSGAIMEANLLVLAGRRSNDADMARRIEALISRYGVMNINRSVFDEAPGLSTLISDLWRRGVLELPEFYTELFSGIFTQSPEHASLEVDPASVLTPKEFEIFELLQNGLSNAKISEQSGVSVTTTKWHLKNIYSKLGVSNRTEAVLRASSR, via the coding sequence ATGAGTTCGGGAAGAACGACGCGCCCCTTATCGGGACAGTTTTATCGGCGTGATCTGGTCACGCGGCTAAATGACAGCAACGGCGTACCGCTCACTTTGCTGCTGGCACCGGCCGGCTCCGGCAAGTCCACCCTGCTCAGCCAGTGGCAGAAGCAGGCACTGGACAGGCATGTGGTCTCGCTGGCGGTGCAGCCCTCCGATGACGATCCGGTGCGCTTCCTGCGTCGTTTTGCTGAGCAGACCCGTGCCGTGGTTCCCGCGTTCGATACTTCCTGGTTTATGCCCTTCGATGTTTCAGAGATGCCGCCATCGTCCATTGCGGAGGCGCTGCAGGATGCCCTGGAGCAGGTGACCGACCCCCTCTATATCGTCTTTGACGACTTTCAGCACATTACCAACGCCGAAACCCTGAAGGTGCTGGACGTGATGTGTGCCTACCCGCCGAAAGATGTGCACCTGATCATTGCCAGCCGCACCCGCCCGGGGCTGAACCTGGCGTCGCTACGCCTGAATGATGCTCTGCTGGAACTGGATGCCGGGGCGCTGAAAGTGAACCGGGATGAAGTGATCGAGCTGAACCAGCGCCTTGGCGGTGAGCCACTGGAGGCGGCCGCACTGGATCACTTGATGAGCATTACCGAGGGGTGGGTGGCCGGCGTGAAGATTGCGCTGATGGGAGCCATGGGCACCGGCGTGCGCACACTGCATGACTTCCACGCCAGTCAGCCGGAAATTATGGATTACTTTGGCCATGCGGTGCTCAAGGGGTTGCCGGAGTTTGCTCGCAAGCTGTTTCTTGAGAGTAGCCTGATGCATCACTTCAACGCAGAGATGTGTGACGTGGTGCTGGAAACCACCTATTCGGCGCAGTTGATGGAAGAGTTGTCCCGCCGGGAGTTGTTCATCATCCCGGTGCCCGGGCGCCCCGGCTGGTATCGCTATCATGCCTTGCTGCGGGAATTCCTTCAGGCTCGCGTGGCCATCGATATGCCTGAGCGCGTGGCGCCGATTCACCGGCGGGCCACCGAATACTTTCTTCAGCAGGGGGATTACGAACAGGCGCTTTGGCATGCGCACCGGGCAGACGATGTGGATCTGTTGCTGGATGCCCTGGCGCGGGCGTTTGATTACTGGCTCCGCGAAGGTTACGCCAGCCAGATTCTGGAATGGGCGGAACAGATTCCGGACGAGGAGTTTCTGGCCAGGATCGATCTGGCCGCGCCACTGATCAGTACACTGACATTATCCCGGCGTTTCTATCGTGCCCGTTTCTATCTGGATGCCTACCGGGAGCAGGCAGGCAGTGCCCTGCAGCAGAATGAAGACGAACGGCAAATGCTGGAATTTCTCGAATTGCATTTGCAGTTTTTCCAACACGATACGGAATTTATGGAAGGGGCAAACCTGTCGCTGCTGATGGAGACCAGCACCCAGAGAGATGTGCGTGCCTTTTCCCTGGCCATGGTGGCCTATTATCACCTCCAGCACGGGCGCCTGCAGTCTGCATTGGCATTTTCAGCCCAGGCCAGGGAAGTGTTGTTGCAGTTGGGGCAACATTTTACAGCGGGCTATGCCGGTCTGGTGACGGCGCTGGCCCACCAGCAGATGGGGCACATTGCCGAGGCCGTAACGCTGGTCATGGAACAGTTCAGTGCGACTCCACGGGACTGTCCTACCTGGTCGCTGTGGGCCACCGGCATGGTGGTGGTGCTGTACGATCAGAATCGCCTGGAGGAAGCGAGGCAACTTTGTGAAGACCTGCTGCCGGTGGTGTCCTCGGCGTCGGCCACCGAAGTGATCTCCACGGTGTATCTCACCCTGTCCCGCCTGCAGCACCATCAGGGAAACCGCAAGAACTCCACCCGAATGCTGGAAAAGTTGCAAAGCATTCTGCAGCTGGGGAATTACCAGCGGTTCATCAATGAAGCGGTGATGGAAATGATGCGTCAGGCCTATGTAAATGGTGAGTGGGCCCGGCTCGATGTCATCGCCGAACGTTTCCGGTTGAAGGACTGGGTAGACGAATACCTGAACAAGAACAGTGCGGATTACAGCCAAAGCTGGGAGCGACTGGGGCTGGCGGCGGTGTATTGGCTGATGGCCTCGGGGCGCAACGAGGATGCCCATGCTGCGCTGGTGCTTCTGCGCGATGTGGTTAACCGTGCAGGCATTCGCAGTAGCGGTGCCATCATGGAAGCCAACCTGCTGGTGCTGGCAGGGCGACGAAGCAACGACGCCGACATGGCTCGCCGCATTGAGGCGCTGATCTCACGCTATGGCGTGATGAACATCAACCGCTCGGTGTTCGACGAAGCACCGGGGCTCAGCACTCTGATCAGTGACCTGTGGCGCCGGGGCGTGCTGGAGCTACCGGAGTTTTACACTGAACTGTTCTCCGGCATTTTCACCCAGAGCCCGGAGCATGCGTCGCTGGAAGTCGACCCTGCCTCGGTGCTCACGCCCAAGGAGTTCGAGATTTTCGAATTGCTGCAAAATGGCCTGAGCAACGCGAAGATCAGTGAGCAGAGCGGGGTGTCCGTCACCACCACCAAGTGGCACCTGAAAAATATCTACAGCAAGCTGGGTGTCTCCAACCGAACCGAAGCGGTACTGCGCGCGTCGTCTCGATAG